A genomic segment from Sulfitobacter mediterraneus encodes:
- the phoB gene encoding phosphate regulon transcriptional regulator PhoB — MSVTQPQVLLVEDEPAQREVLAYNLEAEGFAVTQAQNGEEAMLLVAEAAPDLVILDWMMPLMSGIEVCRQLKTRDDTRHIPVIMLSARSEEVDAVRGLETGADDYIIKPYSLRELMARVRNQLRRSRPAASGAPLSYQDIALDTESHRVSRADQELKLGPTEYRLLVTLLEKPGRVFSRDQLLDHVWGRDIYVDTRTVDVHIARLRKALTQHGGDDPIRTVRGAGYALG, encoded by the coding sequence ATGAGTGTGACACAACCGCAGGTCTTGCTGGTCGAGGATGAACCAGCACAGCGCGAGGTTCTGGCGTACAATCTTGAAGCTGAGGGCTTTGCTGTAACCCAGGCACAAAACGGCGAGGAAGCGATGCTTCTGGTGGCCGAGGCTGCGCCTGATCTGGTGATCCTGGATTGGATGATGCCACTGATGAGCGGGATCGAGGTCTGTCGCCAGCTCAAGACCCGCGATGACACGCGCCATATTCCGGTGATCATGCTCTCGGCCCGATCCGAAGAGGTGGACGCCGTGCGCGGGCTGGAAACCGGTGCGGATGATTACATCATCAAACCTTATTCCCTGCGCGAGTTGATGGCCCGTGTGCGCAACCAGTTGCGCCGTTCGCGGCCTGCGGCCTCAGGGGCACCTTTGTCCTATCAGGACATCGCCCTTGATACAGAAAGCCACCGTGTCAGCCGCGCGGATCAGGAGCTGAAGCTTGGGCCAACGGAATACCGTCTTTTGGTGACGTTGCTTGAAAAACCGGGGCGTGTGTTCAGCCGTGACCAACTGCTTGACCACGTTTGGGGACGCGACATCTATGTGGATACGCGCACGGTTGATGTTCATATCGCCCGGCTGCGCAAAGCGCTCACGCAGCATGGCGGCGACGATCCGATCCGAACGGTGCGCGGCGCTGGATATGCCTTGGGGTAG
- the phoU gene encoding phosphate signaling complex protein PhoU codes for MQDQHIASAFDRDLESIQAQIMKMGGLVEDAIRLGAQSLETRDEELADKVRAGDRAIDGLEELINDQAARLIALRAPAAIDLRLVLSVIKISANLERIGDYAKNMAKRTGVLSQMPPVNDSAGSIRRMARTVEAMLKDALDAYIQRDAELALDIIARDEDLDQMYNALFREFLTFMMEDPRNITACMHLHFIAKNVERMGDHVTSIAEQVVYLVTGVAPADARPKADKTSVASKA; via the coding sequence ATGCAAGATCAACATATTGCATCCGCATTTGACCGTGACCTTGAATCCATTCAGGCGCAGATCATGAAGATGGGCGGCCTGGTGGAAGATGCCATTCGCCTGGGCGCACAATCACTTGAAACACGCGATGAGGAACTGGCCGACAAAGTGCGGGCAGGGGACCGGGCCATTGATGGGCTGGAAGAGCTGATCAATGATCAGGCGGCGCGTTTGATTGCGCTGCGTGCGCCAGCGGCGATTGATCTGCGGCTGGTGCTGAGCGTGATCAAGATCAGCGCCAATCTTGAACGCATTGGCGACTATGCCAAGAACATGGCCAAACGCACCGGGGTTCTCTCGCAGATGCCGCCGGTGAATGACAGCGCCGGTTCGATCCGCCGCATGGCCCGCACGGTAGAGGCGATGCTGAAAGATGCGCTGGATGCCTATATCCAGCGGGACGCCGAATTGGCGCTGGATATTATCGCCCGCGATGAAGATCTCGATCAGATGTACAATGCGTTGTTCCGTGAATTCCTGACCTTCATGATGGAGGATCCGCGCAACATCACCGCCTGTATGCACCTGCATTTCATCGCCAAGAACGTCGAACGTATGGGGGATCATGTGACCTCTATCGCTGAACAGGTGGTTTATCTGGTCACCGGTGTTGCCCCGGCAGATGCACGGCCAAAGGCGGATAAAACATCCGTGGCATCAAAGGCTTAA
- the pstB gene encoding phosphate ABC transporter ATP-binding protein PstB: MRDTIISEKDAMQNQTGHPAKIAARNVQVYYGDTHAIKDVNVDIEANTVTAFIGPSGCGKSTFLRCINRMNDTIDVCRVEGDIRIDGEDIYDRKVDPVQLRAKVGMVFQKPNPFPKSIYDNVAYGPRIHGLARNKAELDDIVEKALRRGAIWNEVKDRLHAPGTGLSGGQQQRLCIARAVATEPEVLLMDEPCSALDPIATAQVEELIDELRQSYSVVIVTHSMQQAARVSQKTAFFHLGNLVEFGETDKIFTAPEDPRTESYITGRIG; the protein is encoded by the coding sequence ATGAGAGACACTATTATTTCGGAGAAAGACGCGATGCAGAACCAAACGGGGCATCCCGCCAAAATCGCGGCCCGCAATGTGCAGGTGTACTACGGTGACACCCACGCAATCAAAGACGTGAACGTGGATATCGAGGCCAATACCGTCACCGCCTTTATCGGCCCGTCCGGCTGTGGCAAATCGACTTTTCTGCGCTGTATCAACCGGATGAACGACACCATTGATGTGTGCCGTGTCGAAGGCGATATCCGCATTGATGGCGAGGATATATATGACCGCAAGGTTGACCCGGTGCAGCTGCGTGCCAAGGTCGGGATGGTGTTCCAAAAGCCGAACCCATTTCCCAAGTCGATCTACGACAATGTGGCATACGGACCCCGCATTCACGGGCTGGCCCGGAACAAGGCGGAACTGGACGATATCGTTGAAAAGGCGCTGCGCCGCGGGGCGATCTGGAACGAGGTGAAAGACCGCCTGCATGCCCCCGGAACCGGCCTGTCCGGCGGCCAGCAACAGCGCCTGTGCATTGCGCGCGCCGTGGCCACGGAACCCGAAGTTTTGCTGATGGATGAGCCATGTTCGGCCCTTGACCCGATTGCCACAGCGCAGGTTGAGGAACTGATTGACGAGCTGCGCCAAAGCTATTCGGTGGTGATCGTCACCCACTCGATGCAGCAGGCCGCGCGGGTCAGTCAGAAAACCGCTTTCTTCCACCTCGGCAACCTTGTTGAATTTGGCGAAACAGACAAGATTTTCACTGCGCCGGAAGATCCGCGCACCGAAAGCTACATTACCGGACGGATTGGATAA
- the pstA gene encoding phosphate ABC transporter permease PstA, producing MTDITPSGASLLVQDARTQKRNRAEARFKMYGLAAIAVGLLMLVILLTTIISRGTGAFQQTYVTLEVPLLEAKLDKKGNRNIDDIKKVSTFGYAPLMKAAFENKIAAAGIETKLKSKEMAALLSKDAAATLRDYVLQDINVIGQTIEFEFLTNSRVDGYLKGRVTRASIANDKSINAAQLDLVDALIADGSLRKRFNLDFITGADASDQRPEAAGMGVAMIGSFFMMLVVLALALPIGVAASIYLEEFAPKNWITDIIEVNISNLAAVPSIVFGILGLAVFINYMHLPNSAPLVGGLVLTLMTLPTIIISTRASLKSVPPSIRDAALGVGASKMQSVFHHVLPLAAPGILTGTIIGLAQALGETAPLLLIGMVGFIASNPPDGITSGLMDPNSAMPAQIYEWAKRADPAFYERAWGGIIILLVFLITMNAIAVLLRRRFERRW from the coding sequence ATGACCGATATCACCCCATCGGGTGCATCCCTGCTGGTGCAGGATGCCCGCACCCAAAAGCGCAACCGCGCCGAGGCCCGGTTCAAGATGTACGGTCTGGCCGCGATTGCCGTGGGCCTGCTGATGCTGGTGATCTTGCTGACCACCATCATCTCGCGCGGGACAGGCGCCTTTCAACAAACCTACGTCACGCTAGAAGTGCCCTTGCTGGAGGCCAAGCTGGACAAGAAAGGCAATCGCAATATCGATGACATCAAGAAAGTTTCGACCTTTGGTTATGCGCCATTGATGAAGGCGGCCTTTGAGAACAAGATCGCCGCCGCCGGTATCGAGACCAAGCTGAAATCCAAGGAGATGGCGGCGCTTCTGTCCAAGGATGCAGCGGCGACCCTTCGGGATTATGTTCTGCAAGACATTAATGTGATTGGCCAAACGATTGAGTTCGAGTTTCTGACCAACAGCCGCGTCGATGGATATCTCAAGGGCCGTGTGACCCGCGCATCTATCGCCAATGACAAAAGCATCAATGCCGCACAGCTTGATCTGGTGGATGCATTGATCGCCGATGGCAGCCTGCGCAAACGCTTCAACCTGGACTTCATCACCGGCGCGGATGCCTCTGACCAGCGGCCCGAAGCGGCGGGCATGGGCGTCGCCATGATCGGGTCGTTTTTCATGATGTTGGTGGTACTGGCGCTGGCCCTGCCCATCGGCGTTGCCGCGTCGATCTATCTTGAGGAATTTGCCCCTAAAAACTGGATCACGGATATCATCGAGGTCAACATTTCGAACCTTGCTGCAGTGCCATCCATCGTCTTTGGTATTCTTGGTCTGGCGGTGTTTATCAACTACATGCACCTGCCCAATTCCGCACCTTTGGTGGGTGGTCTGGTGCTGACGCTGATGACCTTGCCGACGATCATCATTTCAACCCGTGCCTCGCTCAAATCGGTGCCGCCATCGATCCGGGATGCGGCGTTGGGGGTCGGGGCCTCCAAGATGCAATCGGTGTTCCATCACGTGCTGCCACTGGCCGCGCCGGGCATCCTGACCGGCACCATCATCGGGCTGGCGCAGGCGCTTGGCGAAACAGCGCCACTGCTGCTGATCGGCATGGTCGGTTTTATCGCCTCCAACCCGCCCGATGGCATCACCTCTGGCCTGATGGATCCAAACTCCGCCATGCCCGCCCAAATCTATGAATGGGCCAAACGTGCCGACCCGGCATTCTATGAACGCGCCTGGGGTGGTATCATCATCCTGCTGGTGTTCCTGATCACAATGAACGCAATCGCCGTGCTGCTGCGCCGCCGGTTCGAGCGGCGTTGGTAA